In a single window of the Desulfonatronum thiodismutans genome:
- a CDS encoding ABC transporter ATP-binding protein has product MSNAIEIRGLGHRYNGRTIYENLNFSVPEGSVCGLLGKNGQGKTTLVNILMGFLKPFKGECLVLGEDSHDLPPAVRARIGLLHEGHLAYEFMTIAQTERFYRGFYPRWNPEMFFGLVNKMGLSLSHKVGNMSCGQRSQVVLGVIMAQDPDLLILDDYSMGLDAGYRRLFLDVLHDFAAKKGKTIFVTSHIVQDLEQLVDTIIFIDRGEIMQVGLEEFMTAFNKYVFHCENVDELPRDDIVKGFERRGRTISLYSYADIQAVERHLAGLGVQARDLSQASMSLEDGFIGLMGKY; this is encoded by the coding sequence ATGAGCAACGCCATCGAGATCCGTGGCCTGGGCCATCGGTACAACGGGCGAACGATCTACGAGAACCTCAATTTCAGCGTTCCGGAAGGGTCGGTCTGCGGGCTGCTGGGTAAGAACGGGCAGGGCAAGACCACCTTGGTGAACATCCTGATGGGCTTTCTCAAGCCCTTCAAGGGAGAGTGCCTGGTGTTGGGCGAGGATTCCCATGACCTGCCTCCGGCCGTGCGCGCTCGGATCGGTCTGCTCCACGAAGGGCATCTGGCCTACGAATTCATGACCATTGCTCAGACCGAGCGCTTTTATCGCGGCTTCTATCCCCGCTGGAACCCGGAAATGTTTTTCGGGCTGGTGAACAAGATGGGCCTGTCCCTGAGTCACAAGGTGGGCAACATGTCCTGCGGCCAGCGTTCCCAGGTGGTGCTGGGCGTGATCATGGCCCAGGACCCGGACTTGTTGATCCTGGACGACTACTCCATGGGCCTGGACGCCGGATACCGGCGGCTGTTCTTGGACGTGCTGCACGATTTCGCGGCCAAAAAGGGCAAGACCATCTTCGTCACCAGTCATATTGTCCAGGATTTGGAGCAGTTGGTGGACACGATCATCTTCATCGACCGGGGCGAGATCATGCAGGTCGGGCTGGAGGAGTTCATGACCGCGTTCAATAAATACGTCTTTCACTGCGAAAACGTGGACGAACTGCCCCGGGACGACATCGTCAAGGGCTTTGAACGGCGCGGAAGGACGATTTCATTATATTCGTACGCCGATATTCAGGCCGTGGAACGCCACCTGGCCGGACTGGGCGTCCAAGCCCGGGATCTCTCCCAAGCGTCCATGAGCCTGGAGGACGGGTTCATCGGCCTGATGGGCAAATATTGA
- a CDS encoding heavy metal translocating P-type ATPase → MIGRFATLGVYRELFVLRDFQVCLAGGGLALAGYLWEVFGSAWAWPVLVLYAGAIGLNGGPIIWGAIQGLLERRVNVDELVSLALIACLIQGELLTAAVVAFIMTLGTLIEEATSDSARRSIHELMRVAPQTALILQADIEREIAVQDITPGDLLLVKPGDRIPVDARIVSGASALDESAITGESLPVTKSAGDEVLAGTLNHNGVLRIRAEKVGEDTLLGRVVRLVGEAELHKPLATRFIDRYAAWFTPLILAIAGLVWYWSGDWSRAVSVLIAGCPCALIMAAPTATVAAVGRLARAGVLVKGGRYLEQASKVDALLFDKTGTLTSGRPRVEEIRADDGCTPEEVLACAACVEKDVSHPLARAVLKAAQYARITLGTATDVVAEVGRGVRAVVQGRHIEVGGAALFAREGSGKGAGAGPLPPDLRTCLETIQARGATPLLVYRDQRPIGVIGVSDTVRSEAAQTMRRLRNLGISRLGILSGDHDLSVRRVAEQLGITWTRAGLRPDQKLEELSRLQEAGHTVMVVGDGINDAPALARANVGVAMGGAGTDVALETADIVLTRDDISRLPLLIRLSRKMLTVIKINVVLGLSFNALAVWGGAVGILGPIQAAVVHNVGAVIVVFSSAALAMGKDDLQEQRNET, encoded by the coding sequence ATGATCGGCCGCTTCGCCACCCTGGGCGTGTACAGGGAATTGTTCGTCTTGCGGGATTTTCAGGTGTGTCTGGCCGGAGGCGGTTTGGCCCTGGCCGGATATCTTTGGGAAGTTTTCGGGTCGGCCTGGGCCTGGCCCGTTCTCGTGCTCTACGCCGGGGCCATCGGACTGAACGGCGGGCCGATCATCTGGGGGGCGATTCAGGGCCTGCTGGAACGCCGGGTGAACGTGGACGAACTGGTCAGCCTGGCCCTGATTGCCTGCCTGATCCAGGGCGAACTGCTCACCGCGGCCGTGGTGGCCTTCATCATGACCCTGGGCACGCTGATCGAAGAGGCCACCAGTGATTCGGCCCGCCGCTCCATCCATGAACTGATGCGCGTGGCGCCCCAGACCGCCCTGATTCTGCAAGCCGACATCGAACGGGAAATCGCGGTCCAAGACATCACTCCAGGCGATCTGCTCCTGGTCAAGCCGGGAGACCGCATTCCCGTGGACGCCCGGATCGTTTCCGGAGCCTCGGCCCTGGATGAGTCCGCCATCACCGGGGAATCCCTGCCCGTGACCAAAAGCGCGGGAGACGAGGTCCTGGCCGGAACCCTGAACCACAACGGGGTGCTGCGCATCCGGGCCGAAAAGGTGGGCGAGGACACGCTTCTGGGCCGGGTCGTCCGCCTGGTCGGCGAGGCCGAGCTGCACAAGCCCCTGGCCACCAGGTTTATCGACCGCTACGCCGCCTGGTTCACGCCGCTGATCCTGGCCATTGCCGGACTGGTCTGGTACTGGTCCGGGGACTGGAGCCGGGCCGTGAGCGTGCTCATCGCCGGTTGTCCCTGCGCCCTGATCATGGCCGCGCCCACGGCCACCGTGGCCGCGGTGGGCCGCCTGGCCCGGGCCGGGGTCCTGGTCAAGGGGGGGCGTTACCTGGAGCAGGCCTCCAAGGTGGACGCCCTGCTCTTTGACAAGACCGGCACCCTGACCAGTGGTCGGCCCAGGGTGGAGGAAATCCGGGCCGATGACGGCTGCACTCCGGAAGAGGTCCTGGCCTGCGCGGCCTGCGTGGAAAAGGACGTCAGCCATCCCCTGGCCCGGGCCGTGCTCAAGGCCGCCCAGTACGCCAGAATCACCCTGGGCACGGCCACGGACGTGGTGGCCGAGGTGGGCCGGGGGGTACGGGCCGTGGTCCAGGGGCGGCACATCGAGGTGGGAGGGGCGGCCCTATTTGCCCGGGAGGGTTCCGGAAAGGGAGCCGGGGCCGGGCCTTTACCGCCGGACTTGCGGACCTGCCTGGAAACCATCCAGGCCAGGGGGGCCACCCCGCTGCTGGTTTACCGGGACCAGCGCCCCATCGGCGTGATCGGCGTTTCGGACACGGTCCGGAGCGAAGCCGCCCAAACCATGCGTCGCTTGCGCAATCTGGGCATTTCCCGCCTGGGGATTCTCTCCGGGGACCATGACCTGTCCGTGCGCCGGGTGGCGGAACAGCTTGGCATTACCTGGACCAGGGCCGGACTCAGGCCGGACCAGAAACTGGAAGAACTGAGTCGACTCCAGGAAGCCGGGCATACGGTCATGGTCGTGGGCGACGGGATCAACGACGCTCCGGCCCTGGCCCGGGCCAACGTGGGCGTGGCCATGGGCGGCGCGGGCACGGACGTGGCCCTGGAAACCGCGGACATCGTCCTGACCCGGGACGACATCTCCCGCCTGCCCCTGCTGATCCGCCTGAGTCGGAAAATGCTCACCGTGATCAAGATCAACGTGGTTTTGGGCCTGAGCTTCAACGCCCTGGCCGTCTGGGGCGGCGCAGTCGGCATCCTGGGACCGATTCAGGCCGCGGTGGTCCACAACGTGGGGGCCGTAATCGTGGTCTTCTCCTCAGCCGCCCTGGCCATGGGCAAGGATGACCTTCAGGAGCAACGCAATGAAACATGA
- a CDS encoding MarR family winged helix-turn-helix transcriptional regulator encodes MKHDEELTSLLVEFHEKFASWEHGVVRGKPLTLQQIHAMEILCAHGRLTMKELAEKMGVTTGSLTVLVDRLEKKGIVERQPHESDRRSIRLGMTAKGEQLAAEHHDLHLSLTRELTACLSPEETNQLINLLRKMLPFF; translated from the coding sequence ATGAAACATGACGAAGAACTGACCTCCCTGCTGGTGGAGTTTCACGAGAAATTCGCCTCCTGGGAGCACGGCGTGGTCCGGGGCAAGCCGCTGACCCTGCAGCAGATCCACGCCATGGAAATCCTCTGCGCCCACGGTCGGCTGACCATGAAGGAACTGGCCGAAAAAATGGGCGTGACCACCGGCTCCCTGACCGTGCTCGTGGATCGTCTGGAAAAAAAAGGCATCGTGGAGCGCCAGCCCCACGAATCCGACCGCCGCTCCATCCGCCTGGGCATGACGGCCAAAGGCGAACAACTGGCCGCCGAACACCACGACCTGCACCTGAGCCTGACCCGTGAACTCACCGCCTGCCTGAGCCCCGAGGAAACGAATCAACTAATCAATCTGCTGCGGAAGATGTTGCCGTTTTTTTAA
- a CDS encoding YhjD/YihY/BrkB family envelope integrity protein yields MWPRAWLKLPFHLLEDGLNWFLQTTYGTVLQFLKNQLSSHASAAAYYFLLSIGPLILVVVSILNTSLVNHPELTAELFAFLAEFNKELNEDFFRRIGILETQAAISGLGLLGVLWTSRLIISSIQSAFGVIFPSDRSRNFVWSNLLSLVLVPGVLTLLLLSALTNVILRFLHGKLEEFAWLIQIYDLLLSLSGFVVPLALVFGLIFICYRFLPLSKPKIWHAALGAGLCTLSIHGLKLAFLQYVTLASYNYLYGSLGAVIFLLLWVYLVFLLFFLFAQFVEVAGRVDILALDRIIAPQNNSSGIGGRMEGKLFGSSRRIFSKYAQTVPEGEAIYRQGDQGRDIYYLHSGKVALFGGKPMPDSKPLAVIEAGQFFGETAYLLDQPRLSTARAETDSELLLLSANTFEGLLAHSPAVSRKIISSLGLRLKQAMKAAKTGGERSPGAS; encoded by the coding sequence GTGTGGCCGAGGGCGTGGCTTAAACTTCCCTTCCATCTTCTGGAGGACGGTCTGAACTGGTTTTTGCAGACCACGTACGGCACCGTCCTCCAGTTTCTGAAAAATCAGCTTTCCAGCCACGCATCCGCGGCGGCGTACTACTTCCTGTTGTCCATTGGGCCGCTGATCCTGGTGGTCGTTTCCATCCTGAACACCTCGCTCGTCAACCACCCTGAATTGACCGCGGAGCTGTTCGCGTTTCTGGCAGAGTTCAATAAAGAATTGAACGAGGATTTTTTTCGGCGCATCGGAATCCTGGAAACCCAAGCCGCGATCAGCGGATTGGGACTTTTAGGAGTGCTCTGGACCAGCAGGTTGATCATCAGCTCCATCCAGAGCGCCTTTGGGGTGATCTTTCCCAGCGATCGGTCCAGAAACTTCGTCTGGAGCAACCTGCTGTCCCTGGTCCTGGTCCCCGGCGTCCTGACCCTCTTGCTGCTTTCCGCGCTGACCAACGTGATTTTGCGCTTTCTACACGGCAAGTTGGAGGAATTTGCCTGGCTGATCCAGATATATGATCTGCTCTTGTCCCTCTCCGGCTTCGTCGTGCCCCTGGCCCTGGTCTTCGGCCTGATCTTCATCTGCTACCGTTTTCTGCCCCTCTCCAAGCCAAAAATCTGGCACGCGGCCCTGGGCGCGGGGCTATGCACCTTGTCCATCCACGGCCTGAAGCTGGCTTTTTTGCAGTACGTCACCCTGGCTTCCTACAACTACTTGTATGGTTCCCTGGGCGCGGTAATTTTCCTGCTGCTCTGGGTCTATCTTGTCTTTCTGCTGTTTTTCCTCTTCGCCCAGTTCGTGGAAGTGGCCGGCCGGGTGGACATCCTGGCCCTGGACCGGATCATCGCCCCCCAGAACAATTCTTCCGGAATCGGCGGGCGAATGGAGGGCAAACTTTTTGGCTCGTCCCGGCGTATTTTCTCCAAGTACGCCCAGACCGTACCGGAGGGAGAGGCCATCTATCGCCAGGGTGACCAGGGCCGGGACATCTACTACCTGCACTCCGGCAAGGTCGCGCTGTTCGGCGGAAAACCAATGCCGGATTCCAAGCCCCTGGCCGTCATTGAGGCGGGACAGTTTTTCGGCGAAACCGCCTACCTTCTGGACCAACCCCGCCTCTCCACGGCCCGAGCCGAAACCGACTCCGAACTCCTGCTCCTTTCCGCCAATACCTTCGAAGGCCTCCTGGCCCACAGCCCCGCAGTATCCCGCAAAATCATCAGTTCCTTGGGCCTGCGGTTGAAGCAGGCGATGAAGGCGGCGAAAACAGGGGGGGAGCGCTCTCCAGGTGCGTCTTGA